A region of the Montipora foliosa isolate CH-2021 chromosome 8, ASM3666993v2, whole genome shotgun sequence genome:
tttttgaaaatacttcactATAGAGGTTacttgggcaaaatatgaaggaattcgaaattttacgACTGACGCCCAATTCTCCATAATTTCAGACATCAGCTCTTAACTTCacaaaaagatctgtttcgtcgtatgaacgtgtgagctaAAGGGCCTATGCTGgcatgacttctgggtgacctcttaaatggtcttaatgacccccgacttgaaaaaattgcctggaacgctgcagttccaTCCAACTCAgttccttctgtttttgagtagcacgtaccacaggcaacccagtgtacgctgaTGAAGCGTCTAGTTAGGAATTCGGTGTGAGTGATTATGAATTAGGTGAGAGTGATTACTGGAATTAGGTGAGAGTGATTATAAATTCGGTGTGAGTGATTATGAAATTCGGTGTGAGTGATTCAAATTCGATGTGAATGATTCGAATTCGATGTGAGCGATTTGAATTCGGTTTGAGTGATTCAAATTCGGTGTGAGTGATTTATATTCGGTGTGCAATTctgggccaccgtacagagcCGCTTTGGGGAAGTGCTGTTCAACTGGATTAGAGTTTAATGTAGAAATTTCATCATATGATACATGTTCCATATGCagtgctcgcagttagcaaaagctagtcgaggcgagcagtggttacACGTGTGTAAAAGAGAGAAGTAGAGAAAGCTACAGTATTCAgttgtgttttacaaacaatACATTATAGAACGAATAGGTATACAAATAACTAGCGTACAAACTATACAGTCAACTAAGTAAATATCATCttaaatcaaatcaatacaAAGTGCAAATGTGAAAAGCCAAAGCATTaagatatttttgttaataagaGAGATCAATCAATATACCGgtagtcattttcttctgaaaatctttggagtaggatattgtggattttaattttaaaatcgtTTTTGGATACATGGCAAATTTCACGGAGTTAAAATATTCCAAATTTTGACGCCATATTttgaaaaggatttaatttgtttgtcaagtcttGAGGGTTTAAGAAAAtagtcacctcttgaagatgaccttgttttatatGAATGAATGCTTGTGTAACGGCCAGGTTcttgtggaataataaatctcttattcgatggtttaattaacaattattcgtcgaaggcgaagtgattatcggtgaatattcatcgATAATTACtgagtataaatacacaggtatagtataaatacacaggtgattatttcaaaaaagagaaaaaaaaacatttcaacgcgaaatcatcttcacttacagtggcaaaacgactactggcagccattttgtccgtcgaggtgattattggctgataaaccaagatagcgagccaatggcagcgcgcgattttgtataatcacctgtgtatttatactaacatataatactcgcagacattttgctcattgctcggatcttttcctcgcccctgcgggcctcggaaaaatactacgcaactcgcaaaacaTCCGcgtgtattatatgttaaaccatcgaataagatgtatgtataTGCGATGTAAAGGAGATAGGGGTACGAAATGTCCTAATCTAGCAATAATGCCAGTGCTTATATTTGAAGCCAAGTGGACAATATGAGAGATTTTCATCAATCAACACACCTAcatatttaacataatttttgcGTTCTAAGGCAATATATGTGTTGGTTTGATAATCAAATACTCGCAAGTTAACTTCGTAatttagtttcttttgtctaggtCGGAATATAACATTTAGATTTCTTGTTGTTTAAAGATAGCTTATTGGCGGTTAACCAGTCATAAACGTTAGAAAGTTCAGCATTAACTATGGTTTCAAGTGACTTAGGATTTCTGTCAGCATTTAGCATatgagtgtcatcagcaaaaagataGAACTTTAGTTGGTCAGCACTATTAGATAATTGGCGAATGCaggaatcaaatgttgaatcGTAAATTTGAACATTTCATGGTAGACAAGACTGTCGAATCGTCAAGTTGAATGTTGAATTGTGAAAGATATAACGCCATAGAATTTCAacgattttagagcaaaagagagactgctcacGGTCTAATTCGCATACTTTCAGAGACAGACTAattaccgagttaggatttcgagttggatttcgagttggattttcgagttggattttcgagttggattttcgagttaagatttcgagttggattttcgagttggattttcgagttggattttcgagttaggatttcgagttggattttcgagttaagatttcgagttggattttcgagttaggattttttAGCGGGATTTTTTTGGcggtttttttttggtggggtttCCAATAAATGTTCAGTGGTTTTACGCAACATACTTTGTCTGTGGTGTTGCACATCGTCTCGAGGTCTtttcaagatggaggagaaAGAGGATTGCAGATCGGTAAGGGCAATCTTGTTTAACCTATCCTAGTATTGCATTCGTAATCGTATTTTTGACTGGAAACAATGGCTGACACTTCAATGAATGCTCTTAGTTATGAATTATTCATTAACTTTCGACTGTCTGTTCATTTGCGTGTTGAATCGGCCGGGGCTGTAACCATTAAAATCTTtcgtaaaataatgtttgatttCAAGAGAATTATACACCAGACAAATTCAGCATCTAAGCCCAGCCAGTTTCCATTTGAATGTTTGAGAAGGTCTTTGCATGATGGGAAAACCATTGAAGAGGTATACAGCGAGGCCAAAGGCCTCACCAACCTTAAAAGAATTCAGAACATCAAGCAGAAAGTCGTCAAAGAGATCAATCCAGTGGGCCACTCCTTTGATGCTTTGGCCAAGATTAAGAAAGCCACAGACAAATATGACCCTTACCTTCTTTGGAAAGTTAAAGATGGAAGATTGGATGGAAGCACAATTGTCTTTAGAACGAGCAGAGAAAAACTAGAGATAGCTGTACAAATGCAACTGGGGAGCCAACACTCTTTAGAAGAGGAGGACTGCTTCCTTGATGCTGATCTCTCTATACCCACATAGTAATATTGTTATTacctacaatcctagacaacgTCCTTAGCACGCTTAACAAACAAATCCTGTCGATCTGTGAAGTTTAATTCCCGAGCCCCCTCTGCTCAAGAGCTTATGGCATTGTTGCAAGAATAGAAATTAGCAATGTTTTGGGGTGGGAAGGGGGTGGTCAAGACAACCACTTTTTATCTTAAGTGTGCTAATACTTTTGTCGAGGATTGTATGTTCCACAGACCAGGGTTGAACCagattttttttggtaaaagaatGGGGATAGGGAAATGAagtgtttggtttggttttaatGCATTCATACTTGCATTGTTATTACCAGTGTGTCCCCTGACCAAAGCTGTATCACggttttttgtttacaaagttaTTGATAtggaatacaaaattaaataaatcataacttattttcagtttaaaattctgTCATCTACTTTTATATCTGGTAGTTTTGGAAACGTGAGCAGGGAGGGATGGGAAGGCCTTGAGTCCCCATGGTGAGGAGACTTCTAAAGACCTTAATTACTTGAATGACGCGTACAAGCGTGCAATAATCGAAAGCCAGGGGCAAGAAGAAATTTCTTTGGATGTGGAAAATCCTTTGAATGTTTCATATGATATCCAACCGCTTAAaatgcagaaaacaaaacagtttctGGGGGTTGGGGAACTAGGAAAGCACTGTAAACCAGCATTGGTGCCATTTGTTGGTCTTCAAAATATGGTGAGATTATAGGATTTATATACTTGCCTTTTGTTGTGTCCAATTCTTAACGCGGATTTCTAAATTTCTACCACTAGAATAGATATGACGAATCATATTCTAGATCGTACCCTCGACTTACGCCCGGTTATcgtaatttttttcgtttcgtttatcTTTTGGTATTAAAGCTTTTCCAATCttgctatttttgaaatgaggAGCATGTTAGTGCCGAAGGGAAATGAGTTCATGGAAGACTCAATATCTTGCCTCTTACTTCATGTATGCTTTATATAGTGACGTCTCTgaataaaaaggcaaaacactaaccccacccctacacgaattcttttgttgactgcATTGGACTGGAAATCTACCAGACGGTTTACGGACAAACTAGCCGATTCGTTGCAGCTGGATTACTAGTAAGCATGTCGAGAAAAccgactcgaaatcctaactcaaaaatccaactcgaaatcctaactcgaaaatccaactcgagatcctaactcgaaaatccaactcgaaaatccaactcgaaatcctaactcgaaaatccaactcgagatcctaactcgaaaatccaactcgaaaatccaactcgaaaatccaactcgaaatcccaactcgaaaatccaactcgaaatccaactcgagatcctaactcggtaaatagGCAACTTCATACTTTCAGACCTTCGGTTTATCTTGTCGAAATTTTTGTCTTACGACTGTCTTGTACCGAGTCGTACCTCCTTGCTATCAACAGCTGAATGTAACAACAACGGGCTCAGGTAATCATATGAAGGCTTGGTTACCGAATGGCGCCAGGTCTCTAAGCTTCCACATTGTACAAGGCGCAAGGCACAGGGCGTCTGGGGTTGTGTACAACCTCGAACGCCTGACTGTCTTTGCAAACCATGGTTCTTTACTTCAAAAGCAATGGTACTCCAAATCACTTCACTTATTTTTTGGTTCGAGTGAAAGCTCCACTTGCTGACTAAAACTAACTAAATTATGTTCTCTATACTTCCCTAGTTGTTACTCCTCCGTACACTATTTTTATGGGTGCAGATAAACACGAAAGTGAGTTGTACAAACATCTTAATGTAAGTTAATAATGAAATAAGTCATTGCCAGAAAATGTATGAATTCCAGCTTCATGTACTCTGTTAATTTCCCCCTCTCATTGAAGTGGGCAGTGAACAAATATGTCGAATGTTATTTGAGGCAGCCTAAGCAAGGTCTTAATTATTACGCTTCAAAGGGTCATGTAAATTTTAaatacacggtttttgcaaagcaACATTAAGAATCGGATTTAACATTGAAGCAATTGTGAGGCAGACACAATTCGATCACGCAACTTACTCTGTGGTAAAATCTTAAGTTTGGTATCAAATGATTGAACGCTTGAAATAGTACAGAAATAGTCATAATTAGCCGACGACTCCACCAAGCGAAGACTCGAGGTAGATGAGTGGGCAGTATTGTAGAGCCAATGTGTGACACATCCAGTAGgccaaaaaataaaactagaGTGATCCAGTCAAAGTGTCTGATAATGTAATGTAAGAATAGAAGCAGTAAACCAATAAAAGGGTGAAATTTTTTGTGTGATGTCAGGGCCTTCCATGTGATTTCaagctgtcaaaacaaaggatACTTACCATTCAGGGTACAAATTCCAgaagagatttttttaaaattcggGTAACCTGAAAAAGGTGAATGGGAAGCACCCAAAGGTTGCCTTGGACAAGTAAACAAAGAACTACTGTACTTCTATGTGAGAGTTGGAGGCGAGCAGTTAAGCTAAATaaacaaaggaagaaattgatatATGCTTGCTCTTGTTAGAGCTGTactgcagaatacccagccACTTACAGtgtatttgcatatgaatgacaTGTATTGTCATAGGCCTCATTCCTAGAACACAGTAGTAGCTATGTTATATAATTAGTCTGTTACTAGTTGGCACTTGTGATAActacaattacatgtacatgtagtacacTGTAGTAGAAGTGTAATTTATatgattttactttttttttctgatgcttactacatgtacatgggtGTCATGGGGATCATAAAGCTTTTTCTCAGGCTCCAGGCCATCAGCATTTGGCAGCTGGGTATTTTTAATCCTTTTGATGTAATAAAGTGAGCAGAAAAGATGAAAACAGCCTGGCAAAAAATGTGTGCAGCTGGTCAATTTGCCAGATCATCCCAGCCCTTAAGAAGCCCCCTGAATTTCTTCCTTCATTTATATGAttgcttttttgctttttcccCTTCAGACGAAGACTTGATTAAATGGGGATTCCCTGAAGATGTATGGTAAGAATTGCTAAgttctcatttttatttttaagtcctttttttttcaaacttttgtaTTTTCGTTTTCATTGTCAGGTTTCATGTGGACAAAATGTCTTCAGCCCATGTGTATCTTCGATTACGAAAggtagcaaatatgttgttagtGACAAACATATCAGAAGCAACTATTTATTTAGTTTGGAATTTCATAGTTATTTGTTATTGCTTTGTGGTTTTTTTAATAGGGTGAAACACTAGACGATGTTCCTTCAGCAGTTTTGACAGACTGTGCTCAGCTTGTAAAAGCTAACAGTATTCAAGGTATTTTATTAAGTTATCATTCTCAGATGAAGACTTTTTCAAGAACCTTCAATTCTCCGAGTTTCTTAGTACCATTTATTGGTTGTGCTGAGACTCTAGAGCTTAGAGGATTATGCCCTGCCACAACTTGGTTGCTTGCATAACAGAGAGACTACTAGTAACCTTGAACCAATACAGATCACACTGCTTTATAAATCATGATGTTTTAATGTTAATTAAGTATTCACTCAGAAAAGCAAAGAAGTTTGTATGGTGCTATGAGCACTCTCAAGCCCTCACTTTTATCCCCTGAACAGGTAATTCAAACCCATGTGTAAAATGGTTTCTGGAAGGTTGGTGGCAAAAAAGTGAAACACTTAAACGGGGTGACCCTATTTGGTGGAATGGTTGAATTgcggaatacacggaatattctaaaatacggaatacacggaatattctaaaacacggaaaatattGATACTTTGGGCAGCCGAGGAGGCACTGTGAGGCCCTGAGTGGTTAGGGCAATtaccttgagatccagagaccCCTTGACCCATTCTGACCTCTTGTTGAATTTAGCCCTGGTAGTCCCAAGTTCATCTtctggctgcacttgtaaaaagccaactggtttgtctccggCCAGTTGCGATTCTAATCAGTCGTTGTTATTGTGTGTCATTGGCCCTGGAAAGGCTCTGCAGAGAGTGGTCAATTATGTAGGCATTTAGTTTTGTGcctcttttctctttttatgcCCTTTTTTTAACGTTAGACTGTTCACAATTTGCAACTTTAGCACTGACAGCATTGGCTtgctattaataattatttttgcaaTCCAAAGAGTGAGATGCTTGCAGGAGATTGCACCAAAGGCACAAGGATCCTGTGTTTCTTGTGCCAGAGGCAGTTCAGGGGTTCAGGGGCATGGTCCcctgaaatatttttgaaatttggACTGCTCAATCGCTTAAAATGCACCGTTTAGACTGCCAGTTTGGTTTTTTCCAtgctgcttgctaagagagccCATGTTATTACATATGTCAGCCTGAGCCAACATAACCTATTTACTTCATGTATTTGTTAACgggtgaaagtcctgaagaaacaagaaaattggtcacACACAAACAGATTGAACATTGGCCAAAGTTCAGTGCCAGTGAGGGAATGAATTCGGAATTCATGAGCAGTTCTCAAGCAAAGTAGGGTAGAGTTACACCTACCAGAAGAGTGCCAATGTGTGCGAAATGCTTCTGTCGGAGTGAGAGCTTGAGATTCCATTGAAATGCGTGAGACTCACACTCCACGtgtgagacttgagagctctgcaaATTAAGGCAAAACAATGTGTGCAATTTTTGGCTTGGTTTTGTCGTGTTTTGAGTTTACATTTGTTCCAAGATAAATTTGTAGAAACTGGAAATATTTggttattctttttttttgttattgaagATGATTTCATAACATTCAAAGTCGGGAGACATGTGGATGTTTGAACCACTTTAACTGTTTAGCAATCATTTtgtgtaaaaaaattaaatgattgCTCTTGACCCAAtctgaaaatattctttttgCAGGTAACAAGTTGAACAACATTACTGTTGTCTACACTCTTTGGgctaacttaaaaaaaacaagtgGTATGGAGATAGGCCAAGTTGGCTTCCACAGTAACAAAGAGGTACATGATGGCTTCTTTGTGATCATATTTTTGTGACACACTTttggttcttttgttgaaaTTTCTCCAAGAGATCTTGGTATTTGTTCCATCAGGTTCACAATACGGTATGTTCCTTTTATAACCTTCCCAGGTTCGCATCATTAAAGTTGAAAAAAGAATTAACGAAATAGTGAATAGACTGAACAAGACTAAAGAGGAAAAGTTTCCAAATTTGAGGGATGAAAGAGAAGAGCGTGATAGACTTGAAAGGGAAGATGGAAAACAAAGGTTAAGAGAACAGGTAATTAATTTGTTTACTTGgcttttttattatttcttaaTGTAGCAGGGCTTCGAGAGCAGGTTTTCATCAATGAAATGAAAAGTTTGAGCTTTCCATTGTCAGAGGTGTATTTGTTGTGGTTCAAATGTCTTCTGGGTTTAAATTCTTTTCAAACCGGTCCAATGCATTCACTTCTCAGGTGCTCAAAGAAgctcccagttgatgagtaaaatcatatGGCGTtaaagtaaaatctgttaagtctcattCACAGGAGTCGATGCGTCAATGGAGGGAAAATACTTTTTGACTGGTTCTCTTCTTACTCCTCAGGCACCATAAGACACctccagttgatgagtaaaatcatatggtgttagacagggtaaaatctgttaaatctcactcctaggggtcaatgggttaattgagGGGAAATACTTTTTGACTGGTTAAGCCGTTCAATCCTCAGGTGCCTTAGGATGCCCCCAGTTAATGATAAATAAAGGCACTTTATTTAATGCAGTGTTACACACTAACTTTCTTACTAATTTGCCCTGTGGAcaaccagttttgttttttttttttggttgcccaCCTTCTAAAGGCCTGTTGCTcattaaaactcaaaggaggtttgtaaaaaatgttaattttgtgtaaaatgtgtTTAAAATGGGTTTGACAGAGCAGCGTGACTCCTGCTGTGTGTCCATGGTGTTCTAGTAGCCTTcacagtttttcttttacaagcatacatgtatctttaagcgatttttcttttctatgagagatcaagggagattcCTTGACTGTCTCTCTGAGGTTAAATGCCATTTCCTTTAAGCCTTTCAAAGTTGGTTcaaattgcgtgacaaaaggtagaattttcttgtgcgcttgtaTCGTAGCGCATTTGGCTGCACAAAAACTGGGTTGCATTGTAACAAGCATTCCTTTTCGCCTTAAGAGAGATGGTGACTACGAACATTTTCCTCCTTCCAATCTGTTTTGTGGCTTGTAAATTGTaccaaatatatttttaacagaaaaataaatgacagcaaagagatgtaacattatttatttttttatcatatttgCAGTGACTACGTCATATTACTGGTCactttctttgttgcaaatcACATCGTTCTGCAAAATATTAGTTGAtcaaaaattctgattgcccgATCAGGCAACTGTTAGAGTTGTTTTACTCACCCACAGATAATATTTCACTTGCCCCGGGCAATCGGGCAAGTGTTAGTGTCGAACACTGTAaggtcggtagttccttcagttacaaAACTGGTATCAATGAAGCCGACGGTGTGCCCTTTATCCCCCTCCTTCTGTCAGTGCTTCGTTTTaggggtatttaaagctatagctacacagatcagaggaaagtcaaaacagacATTGAAGTCTCCGAGAATCAAACTGGGTACCTCTTGCTCTAAAAgacgcgcactaaccaactagGCCACACCTGCTCCTCaaagttgatgagtaaaatcaaatggcattagaaagagtaaaatctgttaattcTCACttgcaggagtcaatgggtgaaaatttttaaatcaagaaaaaaattgaaccacagCATATTAATAGAGATAAAGAAGAATTTTCTAAATAATATGGGTCTACTTCAAGCCTTTTGAATTCTTCTTTACCTGAAAagggtaaaaggtaaagtctggttacgagccaagtggccctttaggccggagcttatcccggtttctgtagcatgaagcgactaggagtatttgtaatcccccctagatgggatgccagtccatctcAGAGTTACCCCTGGCATTAAAtttgctggtacccatttatgcacctgggtggagggaggcaccatgagagtaaagtgtcttacccaacacaatgtccccagcccggaccactcgatccggagttgaGTGCACTTACCATGAGGCCACTGTGCCTCCACGCCTTCACCTGAAGAt
Encoded here:
- the LOC137967304 gene encoding coiled-coil domain-containing protein 25-like, which produces MVLYFKSNVVTPPYTIFMGADKHENEDLIKWGFPEDVWFHVDKMSSAHVYLRLRKGETLDDVPSAVLTDCAQLVKANSIQGNKLNNITVVYTLWANLKKTSGMEIGQVGFHSNKEVRIIKVEKRINEIVNRLNKTKEEKFPNLRDEREERDRLEREDGKQRLREQKQKEKEEEKKKKEEAALRSYDSLMDSVKMVSNKDAGSDEDDFM